The following proteins come from a genomic window of Vibrio vulnificus NBRC 15645 = ATCC 27562:
- a CDS encoding carbon-nitrogen hydrolase family protein, giving the protein MNAAITISLAQIPVVRGDLPSNLAQHIYMIERSAEHDADVVVFPELSLTGYELDLVNELALLPEAESIQSLSQASVEHHVIVIAGCPLRHDDAAKPTIGAVICFPDGRVEYYDKQYLHEGEAQFCSSGSSDYVFNVKEQQIALAICADFTHAEHAQRAKALGADLYLVSALISKNGYETDAKILSDIASEHAFPVLLSNHISQTGGWETCGKSSIWNAQGKRLTEADSKEVGLILCAISGGDITVRNA; this is encoded by the coding sequence ATGAACGCAGCGATCACGATAAGTTTGGCGCAAATTCCAGTGGTAAGAGGGGATCTCCCAAGCAACCTTGCACAGCACATTTATATGATTGAACGTTCTGCAGAGCACGATGCCGATGTGGTGGTGTTTCCAGAACTTTCCCTCACTGGCTATGAGCTCGATTTAGTCAACGAGTTGGCGCTGTTGCCTGAGGCGGAAAGCATTCAGTCGTTGTCTCAAGCGAGCGTTGAACATCACGTCATCGTGATTGCCGGTTGCCCATTACGCCATGATGACGCTGCAAAGCCGACAATCGGTGCGGTGATCTGCTTTCCAGATGGCAGGGTGGAATATTATGACAAGCAATATTTGCACGAAGGTGAGGCGCAGTTTTGCTCTTCTGGCTCGTCGGATTACGTTTTTAACGTCAAAGAGCAGCAAATCGCCTTGGCAATTTGTGCGGATTTTACTCATGCAGAACACGCACAAAGAGCCAAAGCACTGGGTGCTGACCTTTACCTCGTCAGTGCGCTGATTTCTAAAAATGGCTATGAGACGGATGCCAAAATCCTCTCTGATATTGCTTCAGAGCACGCTTTTCCTGTTCTATTGAGCAACCATATTTCACAGACCGGCGGCTGGGAAACTTGTGGCAAAAGTTCTATCTGGAATGCCCAAGGCAAGCGTCTGACAGAAGCCGATTCAAAAGAAGTGGGCCTTATTTTATGCGCCATTTCCGGCGGTGATATTACCGTTAGAAATGCCTAA